TTGCTTCTGCCCTCATTTTTCAGCCAGGCAGCCATATCTCATGGTACAGTTGCTGTGATAGCAGACCCTCATGAAATTGCAAATGTTCTTGGTGCTGATGGCATCCGATTTATGAAGGAAAATACAGAACAGGCTGAGATAAAATTCTTCTTCGGCGCACCTCCCTGTGTTCCGGCAACAAATTTCGAGACATCCGGAGCAATTCTTACTGCCAATGATATCAAAAACCTGTTGGCCTCAGAAACCTGCTATCATCTTGCCGAAGTAATGAACTACCCCGGCGTAATCTTTCAGGATCCTGGTCTGATAGAGAAAATAAACATAGCGAAATCTTTTGGTAAAATCATCGATGGTCATGCTCCAGGCCTCAGAGGAGAACAGTCCAGAACATATTTTGACGCTGGAATATCTACCGATCATGAATGTGAATCAATTGAAGAAGCCCTTGAAAAAATTAAGTATGGTTGCCATATTATTATCAGGGAGGGGAGCGCTGCAAAAAATCTGACAAACCTTATCAGCCTTCTTCATGATTTTCCTGATAAAACTATGTTCTGCACGGATGATTGCCATGCCGATGAACTGCTGGAAGGGCATATCGATAAAATGGTTAAAAAAGCCATAGATTACAAAATTCCTTTTGAGAACATAATTAAGGCTGCCTGTATTAATCCCGTCCTGCATTATAAACTCCCCGTAGGATTGCTTCAGAAAGGAGATTATGCTGATTTTATCGTTGTTGACTCTCCGAAAAATTGCAATGTTTTGGAAACATGGATAAACGGTAAACAGGTATTCTCCAAAGAAAATGACTGCGTCAGGGAAATAACAATCCCTCCATATAAAAACAATTTTCAACGTCAACCTGTTTTATCCGATGAGATTAAAATATATCTCCCGGAAAATGCTTCACACATAGTATGTATAGTTGCAAGAGACAAAAGCCTGATCACAGAATCAGCTACCGAAAAACCCTTACTGACCAGGGAAAGAGAAATCATAGCTGACAGCAGTCGTGATCTTCTGAAATTGATAAATCTCTCGCGATATACCAACGATAAACCTCAGGTTGCCTTGATTAAGGGATTTAATCTCAAAGCAGGAGCCATCGCCTCTTCGGTGGCACACGATAGCCATAACATTCTCGCTGTTGGAACCAATGATCATGACCTGATTGCCGCAATCAATATGGTTATCGCTTCAAAAGGAGGCCTTGCCGCCGTTAATGGAAAGGAAACCCTGTTTTTGCCTTTGCCTTATGCAGGACTTATGAGTGATCTTCCGGCCACTGAGGTAGCTTCTTTATACAATAAATTAAATCAGACTGTAAAATCGTGGGGTTGTGACTTCTCTGCACCCTTTATGACCCTTTCCTTTATGGCACTGCTCGTTATTCCCGAACTGAAACTGAGTGATAAGGGATTGTTCGATGCTACCAATTTTACCTTTACCAGCCTGTTCAGGTAATTTCATAGTATGAATAAGGAAATCCTGAAAGAAACCATCGCACTCCTGCCCGAAAAACCAGGCATATACCAGTTTTTCGATCAATCGGGCAAATTGATTTATGTCGGAAAAGCCAAGAATCTGAAAAAAAGAGTCAGTTCCTATTTTTCCAGGACAACCTTCGAGAACAGAAAAATACAGGTCATGGTTGGGAAAGTTCATGAAATTAAACACATTGTTGTCCCAACTGAACACGATGCTCTTCTGCTTGAAAACAATTTCATTAAGGAATATCAGCCACGATACAATGTACTTCTGAAAGATGACAAAACATTTCCCTGGATCTGCATAAAGAACGAACGATTTCCCCGTGTATTCCTTACAAGAAAAATTGTGAATGATGGCTCATCGTATTTCGGACCCTATACTTCAGCGCAGATGGTCCGAACCCTTCTGGCACTCATTCGGGAACTTTACTCACTGAGAACCTGCAACCTGAATTTGTCAGAAGAAAATATCAATGCCCAAAAATTCAAAGTATGCCTGGAGTACCACATGGGCAACTGCAAAGGTCCCTGCGAAGGACTTCAAAGAGAAAATGATTACAATCAAACCATTGACCAGATTCGTAAAATACTGAAAGGACACATTAACGAAGTTATTGAATACCTCGAAGAAACCATGAGAAACCTGGCAAAGGAATATCGTTTCGAGGAAGCAGAAATTATCCGGCAAAAACTGGAGCTCTTATCTAAATTCAGAGGAAAATCTGTCATTGTTAATCCGTCTATTACCAATGTCGATGTGTTTTCTATCTTAACCGATGGAAATACTTCCATCATTAATTTCATTAAAGTGATTAAAGGTTCTGTAATACAGTCACATACAATTGAAATACAAAAAAAGCTCGATGAAACAGAACCTGAAATCCTTGCTCTTGCAATAGCCAGCCTTCGAACCAGGTATGAGAGCAATGCCACGGAAATTATTGTCCCTATTTTGCCCGAATTAAAAATCCAGGGAGTAAGGTACACCATACCCAAAGAAGGAGACAAGAAAAAACTGCTCGACTTTTCTCTCAACAATGCACTAATTTATAAAAGATCAAAAGATATTTCTTCCCTGTCGCAAAAAAAACTTAGACGTAAGGAAGAAATTCTGGAACAGCTGAAAAAAGACTTACACCTTCACAATTTGCCCACGCGAATTGAGTGTTTTGACAATAGCAACCTTCAGGGCACAAATCCCGTGGCAGCCTGTGTGGTGTTTCTGAACGGCAAACCGGCTCCGGGTGAATACCGGCACTATCATGTCAAAACAGTTGATCATCCCGATGATTTTGCCTCCATGGAAGAAATTATTTTCCGCCGATACAAACGTGTGCTCGATGAAAACCTGCCTCTCCCGGACCTGGTTGTAATCGATGGAGGAAAAGGCCAGATCAGCGCCGCTATAAAGAGCCTTGAAAAACTGAAATTAAACAAAAAAATTGCAGTTATTGGAATTGCAAAAAAATTGGAGGAAATTTACTTTCCGAACGATCCCTACCCGCTGTATCTTGACAAAAACTCACCATCCCTGCGTCTCATTCAACATATACGAAACGAAGCCCACCGGTTCGGGATCACCTTTCACCGGCAGAAAAGAAGCAAGGCCTTTATACATTCCGAACTGGACGATATTAAAGGAATAGGGGAATCAACCCGTCAGAAATTAATGGAAAAGTTTAAATCAGTAAGTGTAATTAGAACATTATCAATACGTAATCTGGAAGAAATTATTGGCACGAATAAGGCCCGAATGGTCTATGATTATTTTCATCGAGACAAAGAATAATCGAAATTTTGCATCAAAAAAATGCGCAACCTGCCTCATGGGACTGCTTCACTGCGTTTCGGCGGGGTTAACCTGGATACCTCCGCAAAAGGATAAAGCACTGCGCATTAGTTCGTTATCACTTCTAATGCGCCATTAGATATAACATAATTTTCGTTACCATGAAAGCCTGGAAAAATTGCATCCTTTTTCTGACGCTGATTCTGGCGGGTCTATTCTATTTTTCCGCCTGTTCAAAACAGGAAGATGTTGAACATGAATATCTTATACGCTATTCACTGCTCAAGCAAATGACGGTTCCCGGAATACAGTCGTTTATACAGAATGCCAGCCAGGTATATTCCGCGCTTGATTCCCTTCCTGCCGATCTTCGGTATGATGTATCAGTATATTTGGTGAATTATCCTGTAAATTTTCAGGGAAAGACGCTAACTGCCTCCGGTGTAGTATGCCTGCCTGAAGCGAAAGGAAACTTTGGAATCATCAGTTTCCAGAACGGAACAAACACACTTCATGATGCCGCTCCTTCGAGGGATATTTTCAATGGTCTGTATACCCTCATTGAATCAGCCGCTTCTTATGGTTTCATAGTTGTTATCGCCGATTACCTGGGGTTTGGTTCTTCAGAACAGATTGTTCATCCGTATTACCACAGGGAATCAAACGACCTGGCCGTAAAAAACCTTATTCTGGCTGCCAGGGAACTTACAAACGAGAGCAATATACAGGCCGGATGCAACGGAAATATTTTTCTGATGGGCTATTCACAGGGTGGATGGGCAACTCTTTCTGCGGGCAAATATTTTGAGGAAACAGCGCCTTCAGGGATGTCATCAAAAGCCGTTTCATGCGGAGCAGGTGCGTACCAGATGATCCCTTTCTCTGAGCATGTTTTAAGCCTTGTTACTTATCCTACTCCATACTATCTGCCATATTTTATTGAATCGCACAGGCAGAACGGAATGCTCACCGATCCCCTTTCTCTTTTTTTCAGGGAACCCTATGCCTCCCGTATACCCGGTCTTTTCAACGGCCGTTTTTCAGGGGATGAAATTAACCAGCAGCTCACCGACACAGTGGCCAGGCTGGTTACCGAAAATCTGAAAAACCATTTTACCGACGGTGCAGAATTCGCTGGTTTACGGAATGAACTCGATAAAAATTCAATATATGGATGGAGAACCGAAATACCGGTGCGCTTTTATCATGGTACCTCCGATGATAATGTGTATTATGGACAGTCGGTATTAATGCATGAGGACATGCTCCGGCAAGGTTCCTCTGAAGAAAATATTTCCCTTTATCTCCTGGATGGACTCAATCATCAAACGGCACTGGTACCATGGGGAGTCACTACCATAAAATGGTTTCTTTCCCTTTCTGCTCCGTGAAAAATGTAACCTATAAAGTGCTGATCAGTTTTCCCTTGAAGCGATAAAGTAAAGTAATTCTGAAAGGGCATTCCGGGCATCATTGGCGGGGAAATCCTGAAGCAGGGTCAGTGCCGTTTGGATGTATTCGTTCATTTTTTCTGTTGCCTGCGAAATGCCGCCGTTTCTCTCGGCAAATTCTATGACTGTATAAACATCCTTTCCTTTGAGATCCTTTCTGCGCATCATCTTTCTGATTTCCCGGGCTTCGCCTGAAGAAGAATTTTGAAGGGCCAGGATCAGAGGGAGGGTATATTTTCCTTCCCGGATATCATTTCCCGTTGGTTTCCCTGTTAATCCTGTCTTTTGGTAATCGAGCAGATCATCCTTTATCTGAAAAACAATGCCGGCATATTCTCCGAACTGTTTCATCCGCTCGACAATTTCTTCGGAAGCCCCGGCTGAATATGCTCCGGAGGCAGTGCATGAAGATATTAGCGCCGCCGTCTTCTTACGGATAATTTCAAAATACTCCTCGGCCGTAATGCCATTCCGGCGCGATTTCTGTATCTGAAGAAGCTCTCCTTCGCTCATTTCGCGCACCGCATCCGAAACGATCTCCAGAAGGCGGTATTCCTTATGTTTGACAGCAAGTAACAGTCCCTTTGCCAGCAAATAGTCGCCAACCAGCACGGCGACCTTTGATTTCCACAACGCATTGAGACTGAAAAATCCGCGCCTTTCGTACGATTCATCCACCACATCATCATGGACAAGAGTGGCGGTATGAAGCAACTCAATAAGAGAAGCTGCAACAAAGGTACTGTTGTTCACCTGCCCGTGAAGACGTGCCGATAGAAAAACAAACAGCGGCCTGATTTGCTTACCCTTCCTTCGAAGAATAAAGTTGGTAATAAAATCAAGAAAAGGGATGGAGCCCTTTAATGCCTCCCGGAATACTTTTTCAAATTCAGCAAGCTCCTGCTTAACGGGTTTTCTGATCTTTTCGAGCTCTCCCATACGTTTTGTAATCGCGACAAATATAGGAATTATCTGTATCAAATTCTTTTCGGTTCTTTCACAAGCAGTGTACTTCCATAAACAAGGCGGCCAATAAAATGTTGCCAAACGTGGAATTATTTTAGAACTATTTATATAATAATTTGAAAAACAAAATATTATAATTATTTCTCTTTGGAATCAAATATATTTATATATTTGCATATCTTAAACCATTACTATGGATTCAGGACCCGCATCTTTCCCGTTTAAGGTTGACGAAGTAAAAGGTTTCTCCGCCGAGCAGTTTACTTCGGAACAACTTGACCGCGCTGCTGTTATGCTCAAGGCTATGGCCCATCCGGCCCGGATTGCCATTCTGAACCTGCTCAATGAAGGCAAAAAACTTACCGTGACAGAAATTCACGAAATGCTTCACATGGAACAATCTGTGGCATCCCACCACCTGGGAATACTTCGCGATAAAGGCATTCTTTCCTCGAAACGCGAAGGGAAAAATACCTACTATTTTATTAAAAATCCCGGCTTTCTGGGAATTATTGACTGTATCAACCGGTGTGCCTGCCTCTGAAACCTGGCACGCCCATTGTTTTTTCAGATAGTTTGAATATGCCAGTAATCCGTATAACAAAAGAGTTTCATTTTGAAATGGCGCATGCCCTGTGGAATTATGATGGCCCTTGCCGGAACATCCATGGTCATTCCTATGCGCTCTTTGTCACCATTTCAGGAGAACCAATGCAGAATCCCGGCCATCCGAAAAACGGTATGCTTATGGATTTCTCTGAACTCAAAAACATAGTAAAAACACAGATCGTTGACCAGTTTGACCATGCACTGGTGGTCAACAAAAATACTCCACCTGATTTTGCTGCACAGGCGAAAGACCTTTTCGGAAAAATTCATTTTCTCGACTACCAGCCTACCTGCGAAAATCTGATTGTCGACATGGCTAACCGGTTGCGGAAGAGCCTTCCCTCTGCTGTCAGGCTTCATAGCCTGAAGCTTTACGAAACAGCCGGTTCGTATGCTGAATGGTATGCCGATGATAATTCCTGATGGCATAGCCATAGGCCTTCCGTCTTACATCAGACCCAAATACCTGTCCCCCTTTCGGTTAGAAACATTTCCGGTTCCTTTAAACAGGTTTCCTATGAAAATGTAGGATTTAGTAAGCAAGAACACCCATACAGGATTCATACCGTGTTTAAAAGGAAATTTTTCTGAAAAATTGGAGCCGCATGCCCGCCGCCCAAGCATAACAGGTAGCCCGGGAGGGTATGAATGCCGGAATATTTGGAATTACAGCAAAGGATCAACGCTAAAGTCGGGAAAAGAAATTAACCGGGGTCTAAAGGGCGGCGCTTCTGACCTCAGGCGGTAAACGAATGCGCCTCACTCGAAACACAAAACATTTTTACTACCTTCGTAAAAAACTCTTCCCCATGTCTGCGGCCGATACTTCTCCCAGGCTCGTCCTTGTTGATGCCTATGCGCTGATTTTCCGGGCCTATTATGCCTTCATCAACAGCCGGATGACCAATGCCAGGGGCCTGAATACATCAGCAATCTACGGGTTCACAGCGGCTCTCGAAGATGTAATCCGAACGCAGAAACCAACGCACATAGGTGTGGTATTTGATCCTTCAGGTCCCACGTTTCGCAACGAACTCTATCCTCCTTATAAAGCCAACCGGGAGGAGACTCCTGAACCGATAAAAGTGGCCGTTCCCTGGATAAAAAAAGTGATTGAGGCATGGAACATCCCTATTCTTGAGGTACCTGGTTTTGAGGCCGACGATGTGATTGGAACCATGTCGCGCCTGGCCGAAAAGAAAGGCTTTTATACCCTCATGGTTACTCCTGATAAGGATTTTACCCAGCTTGTAACACCCAGGGTTAAAATGCTGAAACCCGGACGGTCGGGAGGAGAAGCTGAGATTATCGGGCCGGAGGAAGTTACCAAACGTTTTCAGGTGGACCACCCTTCTCAGGTAATTGATATCCTTGCTCTCTGGGGTGATACCTCCGATAATGTACCCGGAGCTCCGGGCATTGGCGAAAAAGGAGCAATCAAACTGATCAGCCAGTTTAAATCAATTGAAAATTTGTACGCAAACATTCATCTTTTACCTGAAAAAACACGTAATATTTTATTAAATAACAAAGAATTAATTGAGCTGTCAAAAAAGCTGGTTACCATTAATTGCAGTGTTCCGGTGGAATTTATTGAACCGGAACTTAAAATGACAAATCCTGATATACAGAAAATCAGCGAAATATATAGTGAACTCGATTTCAGAAGCCTGTTGAACCGCATCCGCCAGAATCCGCCACTCACCGAAGAAAGTACCGCAAAGGAAAAAGGACGTTCAGTAAGCGTAAACCCGGCACAGACAAGCCTTTTTCCGGCCGACAATGAGCAGTCTTTGATCTCAGGCTTTGCGGGCAGGGATTCTTCTGAACAGGATGCTTCCGGTGCTGTGTTCAAAACAATTAACGATGTTCCGCATGATTACAGGCTGGTTGTTTCAGAACGCGACGTACAGCAACTTGCTGACTTTCTCGGAAAGCAGAAAGAATTCTGTTTCGATACCGAGACAACCTCCCTTGATACCCATACGGCCGACCTGGTGGGAATTTCGGTTTCAGCCGAGCCCGGTAAAGCATGGTTTGTTTACACGTGGAACAATGAGAAAATTATGGAAATTCTCCGGCCAGTGCTGGAAAATGAAAAAATTGGGAAAATCGGCCAGAACATGAAATTTGACCTGGCTGTGATGGCCCACAGAGGCATCAATGTGAAAGGAGAGCTGTTTGATACCATGGTGGCACATTATCTGCTGCAGCCGGAGGAAAGGCACAGCATGGATTTTCTGGCCCGGAAATTCCTGGGGTACAATCCTGTACCCATCACAGAACTGATCGGAGAAAAGGGGAAAAATCAGCTGAGCATGGCCCAGGTAAAGCCTGAAGAAGTGTCGGAATATGCTGCCGAAGATGCCGATGTTACCCTTCAATTGAAACACATCCTGGAAAAACTTCTTTCAGAGGCCGGCCTTATGCAACTGTTCCGTGAAATTGAAATGCCCCTTGTGCGGGTACTTACCGAAATGGAATGTACAGGAGTGAAAATTGATACGGAAGCCCTGAACGATTATGCCCTTTTGCTTACAAAAGAAATGAATTCGGTTGAGGAAGAAATTTATTCCCTGGCCGGAATGCGTTTTAACATCGGATCGCCCAAACAACTGGGAGAGGTTCTGTTCGAAAAACTGAAAATTGCTGAAAACGTAAAGAAAACAAAGACAAAACAGTATGCAACTTCAGAAGAAGTTTTACTCGAACTCAAAGGTGCCCATCCTGTGGTGGAAAAAATTCTCGACTACCGCTCCTACAAGAAGCTTCTTTCTACCTATGTTGAAACGTTGCCGCGGCTGATTAATCCGAAAACGGGGAAGATACACACTTCGTACAACCAGACCATCGTTGCCACCGGCCGTCTGAGTTCCACAAATCCCAACCTGCAGAATATCCCGGTGCGCGATGAGCGCGGCAGGGAAATCAGGAAAGCATTTATCCCGTCAGACCCGCAGGGATGCCTTCTTTCGGCCGACTATTCGCAGATTGAACTGCGCATTATGGCACATTTCAGCGAAGATCCTTCCATGATCGAGGCCTTTGAAAGGGGAGAGGATATTCATATTGCCACAGCGGCTAAAATCTATAAGGTTTCACGTGAAAACGTTACCCGTGAAATGAGGAACAGAGCCAAAACCGCCAATTTTGGCATTATCTACGGCATTTCGGCATTTGGATTATCCCAGAGGCTGGGAATACCCCGCCGGGAAGCCGAAGAACTCATACGGGAGTATTTTCATAATTTTCCGGGAGTTCACCGGTATATGCAGGAGGCTATCCGTAAAGCGCGCGAAAAGGGATATGCTGAAACCATGTTC
The genomic region above belongs to Bacteroidales bacterium and contains:
- the ade gene encoding adenine deaminase; this translates as MNSIVGNIFDVRTGTFFPGEILIQGDRIIDIMPTSKSCTNFILPGFIDSHVHIESSLLLPSFFSQAAISHGTVAVIADPHEIANVLGADGIRFMKENTEQAEIKFFFGAPPCVPATNFETSGAILTANDIKNLLASETCYHLAEVMNYPGVIFQDPGLIEKINIAKSFGKIIDGHAPGLRGEQSRTYFDAGISTDHECESIEEALEKIKYGCHIIIREGSAAKNLTNLISLLHDFPDKTMFCTDDCHADELLEGHIDKMVKKAIDYKIPFENIIKAACINPVLHYKLPVGLLQKGDYADFIVVDSPKNCNVLETWINGKQVFSKENDCVREITIPPYKNNFQRQPVLSDEIKIYLPENASHIVCIVARDKSLITESATEKPLLTREREIIADSSRDLLKLINLSRYTNDKPQVALIKGFNLKAGAIASSVAHDSHNILAVGTNDHDLIAAINMVIASKGGLAAVNGKETLFLPLPYAGLMSDLPATEVASLYNKLNQTVKSWGCDFSAPFMTLSFMALLVIPELKLSDKGLFDATNFTFTSLFR
- a CDS encoding excinuclease ABC subunit C; translated protein: MNKEILKETIALLPEKPGIYQFFDQSGKLIYVGKAKNLKKRVSSYFSRTTFENRKIQVMVGKVHEIKHIVVPTEHDALLLENNFIKEYQPRYNVLLKDDKTFPWICIKNERFPRVFLTRKIVNDGSSYFGPYTSAQMVRTLLALIRELYSLRTCNLNLSEENINAQKFKVCLEYHMGNCKGPCEGLQRENDYNQTIDQIRKILKGHINEVIEYLEETMRNLAKEYRFEEAEIIRQKLELLSKFRGKSVIVNPSITNVDVFSILTDGNTSIINFIKVIKGSVIQSHTIEIQKKLDETEPEILALAIASLRTRYESNATEIIVPILPELKIQGVRYTIPKEGDKKKLLDFSLNNALIYKRSKDISSLSQKKLRRKEEILEQLKKDLHLHNLPTRIECFDNSNLQGTNPVAACVVFLNGKPAPGEYRHYHVKTVDHPDDFASMEEIIFRRYKRVLDENLPLPDLVVIDGGKGQISAAIKSLEKLKLNKKIAVIGIAKKLEEIYFPNDPYPLYLDKNSPSLRLIQHIRNEAHRFGITFHRQKRSKAFIHSELDDIKGIGESTRQKLMEKFKSVSVIRTLSIRNLEEIIGTNKARMVYDYFHRDKE
- a CDS encoding polyprenyl synthetase family protein, with product MGELEKIRKPVKQELAEFEKVFREALKGSIPFLDFITNFILRRKGKQIRPLFVFLSARLHGQVNNSTFVAASLIELLHTATLVHDDVVDESYERRGFFSLNALWKSKVAVLVGDYLLAKGLLLAVKHKEYRLLEIVSDAVREMSEGELLQIQKSRRNGITAEEYFEIIRKKTAALISSCTASGAYSAGASEEIVERMKQFGEYAGIVFQIKDDLLDYQKTGLTGKPTGNDIREGKYTLPLILALQNSSSGEAREIRKMMRRKDLKGKDVYTVIEFAERNGGISQATEKMNEYIQTALTLLQDFPANDARNALSELLYFIASREN
- a CDS encoding helix-turn-helix transcriptional regulator, with the translated sequence MDSGPASFPFKVDEVKGFSAEQFTSEQLDRAAVMLKAMAHPARIAILNLLNEGKKLTVTEIHEMLHMEQSVASHHLGILRDKGILSSKREGKNTYYFIKNPGFLGIIDCINRCACL
- a CDS encoding 6-carboxytetrahydropterin synthase; its protein translation is MPVIRITKEFHFEMAHALWNYDGPCRNIHGHSYALFVTISGEPMQNPGHPKNGMLMDFSELKNIVKTQIVDQFDHALVVNKNTPPDFAAQAKDLFGKIHFLDYQPTCENLIVDMANRLRKSLPSAVRLHSLKLYETAGSYAEWYADDNS
- the polA gene encoding DNA polymerase I; amino-acid sequence: MSAADTSPRLVLVDAYALIFRAYYAFINSRMTNARGLNTSAIYGFTAALEDVIRTQKPTHIGVVFDPSGPTFRNELYPPYKANREETPEPIKVAVPWIKKVIEAWNIPILEVPGFEADDVIGTMSRLAEKKGFYTLMVTPDKDFTQLVTPRVKMLKPGRSGGEAEIIGPEEVTKRFQVDHPSQVIDILALWGDTSDNVPGAPGIGEKGAIKLISQFKSIENLYANIHLLPEKTRNILLNNKELIELSKKLVTINCSVPVEFIEPELKMTNPDIQKISEIYSELDFRSLLNRIRQNPPLTEESTAKEKGRSVSVNPAQTSLFPADNEQSLISGFAGRDSSEQDASGAVFKTINDVPHDYRLVVSERDVQQLADFLGKQKEFCFDTETTSLDTHTADLVGISVSAEPGKAWFVYTWNNEKIMEILRPVLENEKIGKIGQNMKFDLAVMAHRGINVKGELFDTMVAHYLLQPEERHSMDFLARKFLGYNPVPITELIGEKGKNQLSMAQVKPEEVSEYAAEDADVTLQLKHILEKLLSEAGLMQLFREIEMPLVRVLTEMECTGVKIDTEALNDYALLLTKEMNSVEEEIYSLAGMRFNIGSPKQLGEVLFEKLKIAENVKKTKTKQYATSEEVLLELKGAHPVVEKILDYRSYKKLLSTYVETLPRLINPKTGKIHTSYNQTIVATGRLSSTNPNLQNIPVRDERGREIRKAFIPSDPQGCLLSADYSQIELRIMAHFSEDPSMIEAFERGEDIHIATAAKIYKVSRENVTREMRNRAKTANFGIIYGISAFGLSQRLGIPRREAEELIREYFHNFPGVHRYMQEAIRKAREKGYAETMFGRRRFLPEINSQNGNIRGMAERNAINTPIQGTAADIIKLAMISVNKRLHQQKLRSRMIMQVHDELVFDVAPGEVEVVKEIAVQEMQNACRLKVPLVVDVGTGANWLEAH